From Andrena cerasifolii isolate SP2316 chromosome 12, iyAndCera1_principal, whole genome shotgun sequence, a single genomic window includes:
- the LOC143375553 gene encoding uncharacterized protein LOC143375553 isoform X1, whose product MTNARDPFGEDVSLLYPDSRGERFNRLSEGYCETPIVKGVVSQLRRWPADLFYAFVAACFIIGSLVFLIFVTVAVCLPTVAGNRLGEISILEIETSPNVYFFKLGNRQWSTREFCYIETAAHKHPDLNVYLINLLKEEPLGKRSNEVSRNETKLETRLNDSLSTSHLSPGLTPEERLRERLVLANGNIRIINVSVEKFFKGSKLSMGARALDDESLEMAAKTHLLWSIPGIALKPSMYCALDSVKRFLCNRNKTECLPDKLATIEPENGIQATGVPCQAFVGFLLQEISKGHLRGKYTLKDAVDKYCPRAHYCPEIRILDATAKCPTEAIDCPIVYSTTISQVDPNPGDFVT is encoded by the exons ATGACCAACGCGAGGG ATCCGTTCGGCGAGGACGTGTCCCTGCTTTACCCTGACAGTCGCGGCGAGAGGTTCAACAGGCTCAGCGAAGGCTACTGTGAAACACCGATAGTCAAAGGGGTTGTTAGCCAGCTGCGAAGATGGCCAGCCGATCTGTTTTACGCGTTCGTGGCTGCATGTTTCATTATTGGAAGCCTGGTCTTCCTCATCTTCGTCACGGTGGCCGTTTGCCTGCCCACCGTTGCTGGCAACAG ATTAGGAGAGATTTCAATCCTGGAGATCGAGACATCGCCCAACGTCTACTTCTTCAAGCTGGGTAACCGACAATGGTCCACCAGGGAGTTCTGCTACATCGAGACCGCTGCTCACAAGCATCCAGACTTAAAC GTTTACTTGATAAACTTATTGAAAGAGGAGCCGCTGGGGAAACGCTCGAACGAGGTGTCTAGGAATGAAACGAAGCTGGAGACGAGACTGAACGATTCCTTATCGACGAGCCACCTTTCGCCGGGGCTAACTCCAGAGGAAAGACTCAGGGAACGACTCGTGCTGGCGAATGGGAATATCAGGATTATCAACGTGTCTGTGGAGAAGTTCTTCAAAGG ATCGAAGCTGTCGATGGGCGCCAGAGCTTTGGACGATGAAAGTCTGGAAATGGCTGCGAAAACGCATCTTCTATGGAGCATCCCGGGGATCGCGCTGAAACCCAGCATGTACTGCGCCCTGGACTCCGTGAAACGGTTCCTTTGCAA CAGGAATAAAACTGAGTGCTTACCGGACAAGCTCGCCACCATCGAACCAGAAAATGGTATTCAAGCGACTGGAGTGCCGTGCCAGGCGTTCGTGGGATTCCTCCTGCAGGAAATATCGAAGGGCCATCTTCGTGGAAAGTACACGTTGAAGGACGCCGTAGACAAGTATTGTCCAAG AGCGCACTACTGCCCCGAAATCCGTATTCTGGACGCGACAGCAAAGTGCCCGACCGAAGCGATCGACTGCCCCATCGTTTACTCGACCACCATAAgtcaagtcgatccgaacccCGGGGACTTCGTAACGTGA
- the LOC143375276 gene encoding uncharacterized protein LOC143375276 isoform X3, translating to MRRDLSSRYRAGPTRKLRRRAVLKNGDCNVLQSRISRRSLRFLQDIFTTLVDTQWRWTLLCFSLSFVLSWLGFAVIWWLIAFTHGDFDERHLPPFQIQNNWTPCIYNIFSFTSCFLFSIETQHTIGYGSRSTTEECPEAIFVMCIQSIAGVMIQAFMVGIVFAKMSRPKQRTQTLLFSRNAVICQRDGELCLMFRVGDMRKSHIIGAAVRAQVIRSRTTKEGELLSQNQQELAVGTDGQNGNLFFIWPTTIVHKINADSPLYNMSAEDMLTERFEVVAILEGTIESTGQTTQARSSYLPQEILWGHRFEPMVTYSKERQGYEVDYSLFNSTTQVDTPLCSGRELAEFYKVQEELRHGNGVIVDEDFPAESYADSQCHCGHRPAILGHPLTHVDSIRSEASVDETITSRNAYRDPCIYQGAPPGLASRDHSYYRILDLDPDGIQVMGDVDMHQLPEAVNREIVQNSREIIYEEPETSREGSPLLRPTASRRAIRHPLLDEERRSLNSCRRIVPHRSLLRGSEEDRRSLDGSRRNLNGSKRYLLVPLDGRTLEASVKEHLPRRHTGSKEHLNAIRKNAPAKESKEIPEVDARERLHSNDDRLMIEMERCSDQASPCLQGTVLSEGNRASLSDPNLSPNEYTGSPKCRRSPVTGSPVSPTSDLSPESGFYEGAQWNSSPECVQRDLKLPNDSAVTRNRRSYENAQLQDVNEALSRPDSENSSLHSEESAKNSTNDNVQSKCGEKSVVAKQAISYTSV from the exons GAGCCGTTACAGAGCAGGCCCGACGCGCAAGCTGCGCCGTCGCGCGGTCCTGAAGAATGGCGACTGCAACGTCCTTCAGTCCCGCATCTCGAGGCGGTCGCTGCGCTTCCTCCAGGACATCTTCACGACCCTGGTGGACACGCAATGGCGCTGGACGTTGCTCTGCTTCAGCCTGAGCTTCGTGCTCTCCTGGCTGGGCTTCGCCGTGATCTGGTGGCTGATCGCCTTCACCCACGGTGACTTCGACGAGCGCCACCTGCCCCCGTTCCAGATCCAGAACAACTGGACGCCCTGCATCTACAACATCTTCTCCTTCACCAGCTGCTTCCTGTTCAGCATCGAGACCCAGCACACGATCGGCTACGGGAGCCGCTCCACCACGGAGGAGTGCCCGGAGGCGATCTTCGTCATGTGCATACAGAGCATCGCCGGCGTGATGATACAGGCGTTCATGGTGGGCATCGTATTCGCGAAGATGAGCAGGCCAAAACAGAGGACCCAGACGCTTCTATTCTCGCGGAACGCGGTGATCTGCCAGAGGGACGGCGAGCTGTGCCTCATGTTCCGCGTCGGGGACATGAGGAAGAGCCATATCATAGGAGCCGCCGTGCGAGCGCAGGTGATCCGTTCCAGGACGACCAAGGAGGGCGAGCTGCTGTCCCAGAACCAGCAGGAGCTGGCCGTGGGCACGGATGGCCAGAACGGTAACCTGTTCTTCATCTGGCCCACGACCATCGTCCACAAGATCAACGCCGACTCCCCGCTGTACAATATGTCCGCCGAGGACATGCTCACCGAGAGGTTCGAGGTCGTGGCCATCCTCGAAGGCACCATCGAGTCGACTGGCCAGACCACTCAGGCCAGGTCCAGCTACCTGCCACAGGAGATACTCTGGGGGCACAGGTTCGAGCCGATGGTCACGTACTCGAAAGAGAGGCAGGGCTACGAAGTGGATTACTCGCTGTTCAACAGCACCACGCAGGTCGACACGCCGCTCTGCTCGGGCAGAGAGCTCGCCGAGTTCTACAAGGTGCAGGAGGAGCTTCGCCATGGGAACG GTGTGATAGTCGACGAGGATTTCCCAGCAGAATCCTACGCGGACAGCCAGTGCCACTGTGGTCATCGGCCAGCGATCCTGGGCCACCCTCTGACGCACGTGGACAGCATCAGGAGCGAGGCGAGCGTGGACGAGACAATCACCTCGCGGAACGCTTACAGGGACCCGTGCATCTACCAAGGAGCTCCGCCAGGACTTGCCAGTAGAGACCACAGCTACTACAGGATCCTGGATCTAGACCCCGACGGGATCCAGGTAATGGGGGACGTCGATATGCATCAGCTGCCGGAGGCGGTGAACAGGGAGATCGTGCAGAACAGCCGAGAGATCATATACGAGGAGCCAGAGACGTCTAGAGAAGGCAGTCCGCTTCTGCGACCAACTGCTAGTCGACGCGCGATCAGACACCCGTTATTGGACGAAGAAAGGAGATCCCTGAACAGCTGTAGAAGGATCGTCCCCCACAGAAGCCTTCTGCGAGGCTCGGAGGAGGATAGAAGGTCCCTGGATGGCTCCAGGAGGAACTTGAACGGCTCCAAGAGGTACCTACTGGTCCCTCTGGATGGCAGGACACTAGAGGCCAGTGTTAAAGAGCATTTACCCAGAAGACACACGGGGAGCAAGGAACACTTGAACGCGATTAGGAAGAACGCCCCTGCGAAGGAGTCGAAGGAGATACCTGAGGTCGATGCGAGGGAGAGGCTGCACTCAAATGATGATCGATTGATGATCGAGATGGAGAGGTGCTCGGATCAAGCGTCCCCTTGTCTACAGGGGACAGTGTTGTCCGAGGGCAACAGGGCGTCTCTGTCTGACCCTAATTTATCACCAAACGAGTACACGGGTTCTCCAAAGTGTCGTCGATCGCCTGTTACCGGGTCACCAGTCTCGCCCACGTCGGACCTGTCGCCAGAGTCGGGGTTCTATGAAGGGGCTCAGTGGAACTCCAGCCCGGAGTGCGTGCAAAGAGATCTGAAGCTTCCTAACGATTCCGCAGTCACGAGGAACAGAAGGAGCTACGAGAACGCACAGCTGCAGGACGTGAACGAAGCCCTGTCCAGGCCAGACAGCGAGAACAGCTCGCTACACAGCGAGGAGTCTGCCAAGAATTCGACTAATGACAATGTTCAATCGAAATGTGGAGAGAAGAGCGTTGTCGCGAAACAGGCGATCTCTTACACGAGCGTCTGA
- the LOC143375327 gene encoding uncharacterized protein LOC143375327, with protein sequence MARHRKRWARSAVGSLVGCRKNSTIGRLACALCDHYLMGNSIYVIILGLIGTVITAFDIIRLMNTKMPSRSATHCTNKKAVPHDVQRDLKLMTSILGIEHYTLIVLGAITEYPMLHTPWLLMQLCVVIVEVIVFCIRVFLDGLRMKSDEILVCIWTVYNWLQVFCLFHRQVRQSR encoded by the exons ATGGCGCGTCATCGCAAACGCTGGGCTCGGTCCGCCGTGGGATCACTCGTCGGGTGTAGGAAGAATTCG ACGATCGGACGATTGGCGTGCGCCCTGTGCGATCATTATCTGATGGGGAACTCGATCTACGTCATCATACTGGGCCTGATTGGGACC GTGATCACGGCTTTCGATATTATTCGCCTAATGAACACCAAGATGCCAAGCAGATCCGCAACGCATTGTACGAATAAGAAGGCTG TTCCCCACGACGTGCAGAGGGACCTGAAACTGATGACTTCGATTCTGGGAATCGAGCACTACACTCTGATCGTGCTGGGCGCAATCACG GAATACCCGATGCTACACACGCCCTGGCTTTTAATGCAGCTGTGCGTGGTCATCGTGGAAGTCATCGTGTTTTGCATCCGCGTGTTCTTGGACGGCCTTCGCATGAAAAGCGACGAAATATTGGTGTGCATTTGGACCGTGTACAACTGGCTGCAAGTGTTCTGCCTGTTTCACAGACAAGTGCGACAGTCTCGCTGA
- the LOC143375276 gene encoding uncharacterized protein LOC143375276 isoform X2 — MNGDVPKSPISSVTSSPADHGEKQNLLPPITPTTPIIVKVARSSNTSFRSRSRYRAGPTRKLRRRAVLKNGDCNVLQSRISRRSLRFLQDIFTTLVDTQWRWTLLCFSLSFVLSWLGFAVIWWLIAFTHGDFDERHLPPFQIQNNWTPCIYNIFSFTSCFLFSIETQHTIGYGSRSTTEECPEAIFVMCIQSIAGVMIQAFMVGIVFAKMSRPKQRTQTLLFSRNAVICQRDGELCLMFRVGDMRKSHIIGAAVRAQVIRSRTTKEGELLSQNQQELAVGTDGQNGNLFFIWPTTIVHKINADSPLYNMSAEDMLTERFEVVAILEGTIESTGQTTQARSSYLPQEILWGHRFEPMVTYSKERQGYEVDYSLFNSTTQVDTPLCSGRELAEFYKVQEELRHGNGVIVDEDFPAESYADSQCHCGHRPAILGHPLTHVDSIRSEASVDETITSRNAYRDPCIYQGAPPGLASRDHSYYRILDLDPDGIQVMGDVDMHQLPEAVNREIVQNSREIIYEEPETSREGSPLLRPTASRRAIRHPLLDEERRSLNSCRRIVPHRSLLRGSEEDRRSLDGSRRNLNGSKRYLLVPLDGRTLEASVKEHLPRRHTGSKEHLNAIRKNAPAKESKEIPEVDARERLHSNDDRLMIEMERCSDQASPCLQGTVLSEGNRASLSDPNLSPNEYTGSPKCRRSPVTGSPVSPTSDLSPESGFYEGAQWNSSPECVQRDLKLPNDSAVTRNRRSYENAQLQDVNEALSRPDSENSSLHSEESAKNSTNDNVQSKCGEKSVVAKQAISYTSV, encoded by the exons GAGCCGTTACAGAGCAGGCCCGACGCGCAAGCTGCGCCGTCGCGCGGTCCTGAAGAATGGCGACTGCAACGTCCTTCAGTCCCGCATCTCGAGGCGGTCGCTGCGCTTCCTCCAGGACATCTTCACGACCCTGGTGGACACGCAATGGCGCTGGACGTTGCTCTGCTTCAGCCTGAGCTTCGTGCTCTCCTGGCTGGGCTTCGCCGTGATCTGGTGGCTGATCGCCTTCACCCACGGTGACTTCGACGAGCGCCACCTGCCCCCGTTCCAGATCCAGAACAACTGGACGCCCTGCATCTACAACATCTTCTCCTTCACCAGCTGCTTCCTGTTCAGCATCGAGACCCAGCACACGATCGGCTACGGGAGCCGCTCCACCACGGAGGAGTGCCCGGAGGCGATCTTCGTCATGTGCATACAGAGCATCGCCGGCGTGATGATACAGGCGTTCATGGTGGGCATCGTATTCGCGAAGATGAGCAGGCCAAAACAGAGGACCCAGACGCTTCTATTCTCGCGGAACGCGGTGATCTGCCAGAGGGACGGCGAGCTGTGCCTCATGTTCCGCGTCGGGGACATGAGGAAGAGCCATATCATAGGAGCCGCCGTGCGAGCGCAGGTGATCCGTTCCAGGACGACCAAGGAGGGCGAGCTGCTGTCCCAGAACCAGCAGGAGCTGGCCGTGGGCACGGATGGCCAGAACGGTAACCTGTTCTTCATCTGGCCCACGACCATCGTCCACAAGATCAACGCCGACTCCCCGCTGTACAATATGTCCGCCGAGGACATGCTCACCGAGAGGTTCGAGGTCGTGGCCATCCTCGAAGGCACCATCGAGTCGACTGGCCAGACCACTCAGGCCAGGTCCAGCTACCTGCCACAGGAGATACTCTGGGGGCACAGGTTCGAGCCGATGGTCACGTACTCGAAAGAGAGGCAGGGCTACGAAGTGGATTACTCGCTGTTCAACAGCACCACGCAGGTCGACACGCCGCTCTGCTCGGGCAGAGAGCTCGCCGAGTTCTACAAGGTGCAGGAGGAGCTTCGCCATGGGAACG GTGTGATAGTCGACGAGGATTTCCCAGCAGAATCCTACGCGGACAGCCAGTGCCACTGTGGTCATCGGCCAGCGATCCTGGGCCACCCTCTGACGCACGTGGACAGCATCAGGAGCGAGGCGAGCGTGGACGAGACAATCACCTCGCGGAACGCTTACAGGGACCCGTGCATCTACCAAGGAGCTCCGCCAGGACTTGCCAGTAGAGACCACAGCTACTACAGGATCCTGGATCTAGACCCCGACGGGATCCAGGTAATGGGGGACGTCGATATGCATCAGCTGCCGGAGGCGGTGAACAGGGAGATCGTGCAGAACAGCCGAGAGATCATATACGAGGAGCCAGAGACGTCTAGAGAAGGCAGTCCGCTTCTGCGACCAACTGCTAGTCGACGCGCGATCAGACACCCGTTATTGGACGAAGAAAGGAGATCCCTGAACAGCTGTAGAAGGATCGTCCCCCACAGAAGCCTTCTGCGAGGCTCGGAGGAGGATAGAAGGTCCCTGGATGGCTCCAGGAGGAACTTGAACGGCTCCAAGAGGTACCTACTGGTCCCTCTGGATGGCAGGACACTAGAGGCCAGTGTTAAAGAGCATTTACCCAGAAGACACACGGGGAGCAAGGAACACTTGAACGCGATTAGGAAGAACGCCCCTGCGAAGGAGTCGAAGGAGATACCTGAGGTCGATGCGAGGGAGAGGCTGCACTCAAATGATGATCGATTGATGATCGAGATGGAGAGGTGCTCGGATCAAGCGTCCCCTTGTCTACAGGGGACAGTGTTGTCCGAGGGCAACAGGGCGTCTCTGTCTGACCCTAATTTATCACCAAACGAGTACACGGGTTCTCCAAAGTGTCGTCGATCGCCTGTTACCGGGTCACCAGTCTCGCCCACGTCGGACCTGTCGCCAGAGTCGGGGTTCTATGAAGGGGCTCAGTGGAACTCCAGCCCGGAGTGCGTGCAAAGAGATCTGAAGCTTCCTAACGATTCCGCAGTCACGAGGAACAGAAGGAGCTACGAGAACGCACAGCTGCAGGACGTGAACGAAGCCCTGTCCAGGCCAGACAGCGAGAACAGCTCGCTACACAGCGAGGAGTCTGCCAAGAATTCGACTAATGACAATGTTCAATCGAAATGTGGAGAGAAGAGCGTTGTCGCGAAACAGGCGATCTCTTACACGAGCGTCTGA
- the LOC143375276 gene encoding uncharacterized protein LOC143375276 isoform X1, translating into MEEPQKLFRLPGTIEEEEEKDTEVQGHLTLPENPNAADSPLLGPRNVPTLSSLPRNVTLVRVSTQSSSIGGVGRQDSTRSRYRAGPTRKLRRRAVLKNGDCNVLQSRISRRSLRFLQDIFTTLVDTQWRWTLLCFSLSFVLSWLGFAVIWWLIAFTHGDFDERHLPPFQIQNNWTPCIYNIFSFTSCFLFSIETQHTIGYGSRSTTEECPEAIFVMCIQSIAGVMIQAFMVGIVFAKMSRPKQRTQTLLFSRNAVICQRDGELCLMFRVGDMRKSHIIGAAVRAQVIRSRTTKEGELLSQNQQELAVGTDGQNGNLFFIWPTTIVHKINADSPLYNMSAEDMLTERFEVVAILEGTIESTGQTTQARSSYLPQEILWGHRFEPMVTYSKERQGYEVDYSLFNSTTQVDTPLCSGRELAEFYKVQEELRHGNGVIVDEDFPAESYADSQCHCGHRPAILGHPLTHVDSIRSEASVDETITSRNAYRDPCIYQGAPPGLASRDHSYYRILDLDPDGIQVMGDVDMHQLPEAVNREIVQNSREIIYEEPETSREGSPLLRPTASRRAIRHPLLDEERRSLNSCRRIVPHRSLLRGSEEDRRSLDGSRRNLNGSKRYLLVPLDGRTLEASVKEHLPRRHTGSKEHLNAIRKNAPAKESKEIPEVDARERLHSNDDRLMIEMERCSDQASPCLQGTVLSEGNRASLSDPNLSPNEYTGSPKCRRSPVTGSPVSPTSDLSPESGFYEGAQWNSSPECVQRDLKLPNDSAVTRNRRSYENAQLQDVNEALSRPDSENSSLHSEESAKNSTNDNVQSKCGEKSVVAKQAISYTSV; encoded by the exons GAGCCGTTACAGAGCAGGCCCGACGCGCAAGCTGCGCCGTCGCGCGGTCCTGAAGAATGGCGACTGCAACGTCCTTCAGTCCCGCATCTCGAGGCGGTCGCTGCGCTTCCTCCAGGACATCTTCACGACCCTGGTGGACACGCAATGGCGCTGGACGTTGCTCTGCTTCAGCCTGAGCTTCGTGCTCTCCTGGCTGGGCTTCGCCGTGATCTGGTGGCTGATCGCCTTCACCCACGGTGACTTCGACGAGCGCCACCTGCCCCCGTTCCAGATCCAGAACAACTGGACGCCCTGCATCTACAACATCTTCTCCTTCACCAGCTGCTTCCTGTTCAGCATCGAGACCCAGCACACGATCGGCTACGGGAGCCGCTCCACCACGGAGGAGTGCCCGGAGGCGATCTTCGTCATGTGCATACAGAGCATCGCCGGCGTGATGATACAGGCGTTCATGGTGGGCATCGTATTCGCGAAGATGAGCAGGCCAAAACAGAGGACCCAGACGCTTCTATTCTCGCGGAACGCGGTGATCTGCCAGAGGGACGGCGAGCTGTGCCTCATGTTCCGCGTCGGGGACATGAGGAAGAGCCATATCATAGGAGCCGCCGTGCGAGCGCAGGTGATCCGTTCCAGGACGACCAAGGAGGGCGAGCTGCTGTCCCAGAACCAGCAGGAGCTGGCCGTGGGCACGGATGGCCAGAACGGTAACCTGTTCTTCATCTGGCCCACGACCATCGTCCACAAGATCAACGCCGACTCCCCGCTGTACAATATGTCCGCCGAGGACATGCTCACCGAGAGGTTCGAGGTCGTGGCCATCCTCGAAGGCACCATCGAGTCGACTGGCCAGACCACTCAGGCCAGGTCCAGCTACCTGCCACAGGAGATACTCTGGGGGCACAGGTTCGAGCCGATGGTCACGTACTCGAAAGAGAGGCAGGGCTACGAAGTGGATTACTCGCTGTTCAACAGCACCACGCAGGTCGACACGCCGCTCTGCTCGGGCAGAGAGCTCGCCGAGTTCTACAAGGTGCAGGAGGAGCTTCGCCATGGGAACG GTGTGATAGTCGACGAGGATTTCCCAGCAGAATCCTACGCGGACAGCCAGTGCCACTGTGGTCATCGGCCAGCGATCCTGGGCCACCCTCTGACGCACGTGGACAGCATCAGGAGCGAGGCGAGCGTGGACGAGACAATCACCTCGCGGAACGCTTACAGGGACCCGTGCATCTACCAAGGAGCTCCGCCAGGACTTGCCAGTAGAGACCACAGCTACTACAGGATCCTGGATCTAGACCCCGACGGGATCCAGGTAATGGGGGACGTCGATATGCATCAGCTGCCGGAGGCGGTGAACAGGGAGATCGTGCAGAACAGCCGAGAGATCATATACGAGGAGCCAGAGACGTCTAGAGAAGGCAGTCCGCTTCTGCGACCAACTGCTAGTCGACGCGCGATCAGACACCCGTTATTGGACGAAGAAAGGAGATCCCTGAACAGCTGTAGAAGGATCGTCCCCCACAGAAGCCTTCTGCGAGGCTCGGAGGAGGATAGAAGGTCCCTGGATGGCTCCAGGAGGAACTTGAACGGCTCCAAGAGGTACCTACTGGTCCCTCTGGATGGCAGGACACTAGAGGCCAGTGTTAAAGAGCATTTACCCAGAAGACACACGGGGAGCAAGGAACACTTGAACGCGATTAGGAAGAACGCCCCTGCGAAGGAGTCGAAGGAGATACCTGAGGTCGATGCGAGGGAGAGGCTGCACTCAAATGATGATCGATTGATGATCGAGATGGAGAGGTGCTCGGATCAAGCGTCCCCTTGTCTACAGGGGACAGTGTTGTCCGAGGGCAACAGGGCGTCTCTGTCTGACCCTAATTTATCACCAAACGAGTACACGGGTTCTCCAAAGTGTCGTCGATCGCCTGTTACCGGGTCACCAGTCTCGCCCACGTCGGACCTGTCGCCAGAGTCGGGGTTCTATGAAGGGGCTCAGTGGAACTCCAGCCCGGAGTGCGTGCAAAGAGATCTGAAGCTTCCTAACGATTCCGCAGTCACGAGGAACAGAAGGAGCTACGAGAACGCACAGCTGCAGGACGTGAACGAAGCCCTGTCCAGGCCAGACAGCGAGAACAGCTCGCTACACAGCGAGGAGTCTGCCAAGAATTCGACTAATGACAATGTTCAATCGAAATGTGGAGAGAAGAGCGTTGTCGCGAAACAGGCGATCTCTTACACGAGCGTCTGA
- the LOC143375553 gene encoding uncharacterized protein LOC143375553 isoform X2, giving the protein MTNARDPFGEDVSLLYPDSRGERFNRLSEGYCETPIVKGVVSQLRRWPADLFYAFVAACFIIGSLVFLIFVTVAVCLPTVAGNRLGEISILEIETSPNVYFFKLGNRQWSTREFCYIETAAHKHPDLNVYLINLLKEEPLGKRSNEVSRNETKLETRLNDSLSTSHLSPGLTPEERLRERLVLANGNIRIINVSVEKFFKGSKLSMGARALDDESLEMAAKTHLLWSIPGIALKPSMYCALDSVKRFLCKNKTECLPDKLATIEPENGIQATGVPCQAFVGFLLQEISKGHLRGKYTLKDAVDKYCPRAHYCPEIRILDATAKCPTEAIDCPIVYSTTISQVDPNPGDFVT; this is encoded by the exons ATGACCAACGCGAGGG ATCCGTTCGGCGAGGACGTGTCCCTGCTTTACCCTGACAGTCGCGGCGAGAGGTTCAACAGGCTCAGCGAAGGCTACTGTGAAACACCGATAGTCAAAGGGGTTGTTAGCCAGCTGCGAAGATGGCCAGCCGATCTGTTTTACGCGTTCGTGGCTGCATGTTTCATTATTGGAAGCCTGGTCTTCCTCATCTTCGTCACGGTGGCCGTTTGCCTGCCCACCGTTGCTGGCAACAG ATTAGGAGAGATTTCAATCCTGGAGATCGAGACATCGCCCAACGTCTACTTCTTCAAGCTGGGTAACCGACAATGGTCCACCAGGGAGTTCTGCTACATCGAGACCGCTGCTCACAAGCATCCAGACTTAAAC GTTTACTTGATAAACTTATTGAAAGAGGAGCCGCTGGGGAAACGCTCGAACGAGGTGTCTAGGAATGAAACGAAGCTGGAGACGAGACTGAACGATTCCTTATCGACGAGCCACCTTTCGCCGGGGCTAACTCCAGAGGAAAGACTCAGGGAACGACTCGTGCTGGCGAATGGGAATATCAGGATTATCAACGTGTCTGTGGAGAAGTTCTTCAAAGG ATCGAAGCTGTCGATGGGCGCCAGAGCTTTGGACGATGAAAGTCTGGAAATGGCTGCGAAAACGCATCTTCTATGGAGCATCCCGGGGATCGCGCTGAAACCCAGCATGTACTGCGCCCTGGACTCCGTGAAACGGTTCCTTTGCAA GAATAAAACTGAGTGCTTACCGGACAAGCTCGCCACCATCGAACCAGAAAATGGTATTCAAGCGACTGGAGTGCCGTGCCAGGCGTTCGTGGGATTCCTCCTGCAGGAAATATCGAAGGGCCATCTTCGTGGAAAGTACACGTTGAAGGACGCCGTAGACAAGTATTGTCCAAG AGCGCACTACTGCCCCGAAATCCGTATTCTGGACGCGACAGCAAAGTGCCCGACCGAAGCGATCGACTGCCCCATCGTTTACTCGACCACCATAAgtcaagtcgatccgaacccCGGGGACTTCGTAACGTGA